The Saccharomyces eubayanus strain FM1318 chromosome IV, whole genome shotgun sequence genome contains the following window.
GTTGCCCATGTTTTGCATTTGCGTTTCAATGAGCAGCCGGTACATTTTCTTGGAGTTGACGGTAAGTGATTGCAGAACATATTTGGCACCTTCCGCGCCACTACTGGTATCACTCTTGCCCATCTTCATCACGTCTTGAAATGTGGACTCGATGGTAGCCGGCTCGTAATTCGAGATGTCGTGGAAGACAAAGTTATAGTTCTGGGCCTTCATGTTGTCCCAGAGTAATGGGGCGTATATATGATCTGTAGACGCCACTATGGCAATCTGCCTAATGACAGAGAGATAACTCAGCATCGTTTGGAAAgtgttttttcttatacTAGGGCCGTCAAGGTTGTGCACCACAAGGATCAATTTGATATCTAGGGGTTGGTTTTTGTAAAAGTcaatcattttttgaatctgCAGAATCACATGGTTGCCCCAGTATTTTGTTTCGCTTCTTGTCAATTCAGCAGGTACCAGAAGATCGGTGATCTCTTTAAAGACGTCACGATAATTACAGCTAGGATTATAACCATTTAGTATAAGGCATGGGATCGCGTTTGAAGCCTCGTCCTGCTGCGATTCAGCATCATATGCTAGTTGCGAGTATGCAACTTTTGGAGACAAGTAGTCAATGGCGAACTCTTCTAAGAAATCACGCTTAGAACCTACACCATAAAACAGTAGTGAGAACCCTTGAGTTAATTCGAACCAATATTGAggaaacatttttttttgaatttggaataattttgatcttgaatgcttttgaaagttGTCATTAAAAAAGTTTGacaccaaagaaaactctTCTCTAGTGACATCAGGTGCCATTGACATTGTATGCCTTGACTTTGCACCAGTTCTGAcaacttttctttggtcGAAGTACCCTTCAAAGGTGTCTAAAAATGAGCTTGCCGATTTGGTTTCCGAAGTCTGGTAAacctttttatttctcGGTACGGGGGTTGGAGTGAAATTCCTGCTCAAAGTTAATTTGCCTGGGGAAGCCATGTCTTTATACTCTTTTAAATTGTTCATTATAATTTGCTTTAGGGGTGAGGTAAAGTCATGATTAGTGGTGAAGGATTTCTTCGATGGTGTTGCAGGTTCTAGAGGCTCTACTGAGTTTGATGCAGAACCACTGCCACTGGGTAAAAGCGGGCTTTCCTCATGTGTTGGTTGGACGCCcatgaatattttttcagcctTCTCTGCCTCTTCgccttcctcttcttccatcACCTGTTTAGTGTTGGAACTTTCACTCTCCTCATCGGTATGGCCTAATCTATCTTTGTGTggtttcttcctctttctaGAGACACTAGTACCTCCTTCGTCTTTTACAACTCCAAGGTCCAAGTTCTcctgtattttttttggccttCCACGTTTACGAGGTGCTTTGCTTGGTGTACTAGGTTCAAGTGTCTCATCCGGTGATACACTACTAGTTTTATTATCCGCAAGCGAGATCCTTTCCaacaaattcttctttgatgCGTATATCTTTCTCAATGGCCCTTCCCTATGTATATCCAGCCGTTTCGGGGTGGCATTCCTGCTTTTTGTTGGCGATGATAAGATATCAATATGTTCTACAAAGTCTTCTCCATCCAGCATGTTGTCGCAATTCCCTGGGTAAAGTTGACCTGTTTAAAAAGCAAACAGAAGCAGGAACAATAAGCAAACAACGAATACCTTCTGATCGAACCCTAGTTACTTACCAATAGCAAATCGATAGTAATTTCATATTTCCTAATAGTTTACATCTGTGCAGTTAATATGTTTTGTTTACTATTGTTAGATTGGTAGCAATAGCTTGAGGTGAATGggtgttttgaaaaattttctttttcactcCCAATGATAATGGCTCTCGACCTGATTCGAAATCGATCGTAGTTAAAGTTGTTTACTATCAATAAGATTTATTGTTTACGCGAAATCTTCTTATTTGTTTACCCAGATTTGAACTTAAAactcttttgtttgaatttaaCTAGAAAAAGGAGAATTCGTGTTACATTTTATAAGATGTCTCAACAAGATAACGTTAAGTCCGCCACTGAAGGTGTCGCTAACCTACACCTCGATGAAACCACCGGGGAAATGGTCTCCAAGTCTGAATTGAAGAAGCGTATCAAGCAAAGACAAGTTGAAGCCAAAAAGGCTGCCAAAAAGGCAACTGCCCAACCAAAACCAGCttctaagaaaaagacagaCTTATTAGCCGATCTGGATCCATCGCAATATTTCGAGACTAGATCCCGtcaaatcaaagaaatgagAAAGACCCACGAACCAAATCCATACCCACACAAATTCCACGTTTCCATTTCTAATCCTGAATTTTTGGCCAAATATGcccatttgaaaaaaggtgAAACCTTACCTGAAGAAAAGGTGTCTATCGCCGGTAGAGTCCATGCTAAGAGAGAATCCGGTTccaaattgaaattttacgTCCTTCATGGTGACGGTGTTGAAGTCCAGGTAATGTCGCAATTGCAAGATTACTGCGACGCAGCCTCTTACGAAAAGGACCATgaccttttgaaaagaggtGATATCGTTGGTGTTGAAGGTTACGTCGGAAGAACCCAACCAAAGAAGGGAGGTGAAGGTGAAATCTCTGTCTTTGTCAGCAGAGTCCAATTGTTGACTCCATGTTTGCACATGTTGCCTGCCGACCATTTCGGTTTCAAAGACCAAGAAACCAGATACAGAAAGCGTTATTTGGACTTGATCATGAACAAAGACGCCAGAAGTCGTTTCATTACTCGTTCTGAAATCATTCGTTACATTAGAAAGTTCTTGGACCAGAGGAAGTTTATTGAAGTGGAAACTCCAATGATGAACGTCATTGCTGGTGGTGCCACCGCTAAGCCATTCGTCACTCACCACAATGACCTGGATATGGACATGTACATGAGAATTGCTCCAgaactgtttttgaaacaatTAGTTGTTGGTGGTTTGGACCGTGTTTATGAAATCGGTAGACAGTTCAGAAATGAAGGTATTGATATGACCCATAACCCAGAATTCACAACCTGTGAGTTTTATCAAGCTTATGCTGACGTTTACGATTTGATGGACATGACTGAATTGATGATTTCGGAAATGGTGAAGGAAATTAACGGTTCTTATATCATCAAGTACCATCCAGACCCAGCTGATCCAGCTAAAGAACTCGAACTAAACTTTTCTAGACCatggaaaagaatcaacatgattgaagaattggaaaaagtaTTCGACGTCAAATTCCCAGCCGGTGATCAATTGCATACCGCTGAAACTggtgaatttttgaaaaaggtcCTTTCCGACAATAAATTGGACTGCGCACCTCCACTAACCAATGCTCGTATGTTGGACAAGCTTGTTGGTGAATTAGAAGACATGTGTATCAACCCAACTTTCATCTTCGGTCACCCACAAATGATGTCTCCATTAGCCAAATACTCAAGAGATCAACCAGGTCTATGTGAACGTTTTGAAGTCTTTGTTGCTACAAAAGAGATTTGTAACGCTTACACTGAACTGAATGATCCATTTGACCAAAGAGCACGTTTCGAAGAACAAGCTAGACAAAAGGACCAAGGTGATGACGAAGCTCAACTAGTCGACGAAACATTCTGTGACGCTCTAGAATACGGTTTACCACCAACCGGTGGTTGGGGTTGTGGTATCGATAGATTGGCCATGTTCTTGACCGACTCCAACACAATTAGAGAAGTCTTATTGTTCCCAACTTTGAAACCTGATGTATTAAGAGACGAAGttaagaaggaagaagaaaaatgagttttgataatttttccaaatactCGCATGTAGTACTTATCAACTACTGCTTTcgtattttcatttttattatacATTGAATATATCCACATATCTATATCATATATACCTCAATTGTtattccaagaaaaaattgatatcGCGGTTAATTCTGCCATGCAATGACTCTTTCAAACTTTCAATTAATGGTGACACTATTGTTATTAAACAGATCTCGTAAGTTTTCCACTCCTCTTCAATTCTAAAGCTTTCTTATAAGGAGGATTTGTTGGACCTTGAACGGGGTCCAAAGACGAAATAGTGTTCGCGATCGAAGAAGGCAGGTCGTGGTAGGTCGCATCTGAGTCAAAACTCTCGAGACTGCCACAAGCCATAAACTCGGCTatacttctttcttcttcattccAATGAGACAGTTTGTCTGATATGACCAACCTATTGAAGGAACAgccttgaaaaaactcATCAACGGACGTATTGACGTCCAATTTGGGTATCCAGCTAGATGGTGGGTTATAGCCCAAACA
Protein-coding sequences here:
- the ORC2 gene encoding origin recognition complex subunit 2; the encoded protein is MLDGEDFVEHIDILSSPTKSRNATPKRLDIHREGPLRKIYASKKNLLERISLADNKTSSVSPDETLEPSTPSKAPRKRGRPKKIQENLDLGVVKDEGGTSVSRKRKKPHKDRLGHTDEESESSNTKQVMEEEEGEEAEKAEKIFMGVQPTHEESPLLPSGSGSASNSVEPLEPATPSKKSFTTNHDFTSPLKQIIMNNLKEYKDMASPGKLTLSRNFTPTPVPRNKKVYQTSETKSASSFLDTFEGYFDQRKVVRTGAKSRHTMSMAPDVTREEFSLVSNFFNDNFQKHSRSKLFQIQKKMFPQYWFELTQGFSLLFYGVGSKRDFLEEFAIDYLSPKVAYSQLAYDAESQQDEASNAIPCLILNGYNPSCNYRDVFKEITDLLVPAELTRSETKYWGNHVILQIQKMIDFYKNQPLDIKLILVVHNLDGPSIRKNTFQTMLSYLSVIRQIAIVASTDHIYAPLLWDNMKAQNYNFVFHDISNYEPATIESTFQDVMKMGKSDTSSGAEGAKYVLQSLTVNSKKMYRLLIETQMQNMGNLSATTGPKRGTQRTGVELKVFNHLCAADFIASNEIALRSMLREFIEHKMANITKNNSGMEIIWVPYTYAELEKLLKTVLNTL
- a CDS encoding lysine--tRNA ligase; this encodes MSQQDNVKSATEGVANLHLDETTGEMVSKSELKKRIKQRQVEAKKAAKKATAQPKPASKKKTDLLADLDPSQYFETRSRQIKEMRKTHEPNPYPHKFHVSISNPEFLAKYAHLKKGETLPEEKVSIAGRVHAKRESGSKLKFYVLHGDGVEVQVMSQLQDYCDAASYEKDHDLLKRGDIVGVEGYVGRTQPKKGGEGEISVFVSRVQLLTPCLHMLPADHFGFKDQETRYRKRYLDLIMNKDARSRFITRSEIIRYIRKFLDQRKFIEVETPMMNVIAGGATAKPFVTHHNDLDMDMYMRIAPELFLKQLVVGGLDRVYEIGRQFRNEGIDMTHNPEFTTCEFYQAYADVYDLMDMTELMISEMVKEINGSYIIKYHPDPADPAKELELNFSRPWKRINMIEELEKVFDVKFPAGDQLHTAETGEFLKKVLSDNKLDCAPPLTNARMLDKLVGELEDMCINPTFIFGHPQMMSPLAKYSRDQPGLCERFEVFVATKEICNAYTELNDPFDQRARFEEQARQKDQGDDEAQLVDETFCDALEYGLPPTGGWGCGIDRLAMFLTDSNTIREVLLFPTLKPDVLRDEVKKEEEK